The genomic interval AGCGACAATCTGTGTAATACCAGCTGCTACCAGCAAAAAAGGAATAAAGATCATGCCATGCTTTTCCATTAAAGCCACGTGCATATCCCATGACACAAATTTCATAATGCCAGGCAACAAGAAGTACAACCCTAGCAAGCTGCGCCCAGCAATAATCGAATACTTTTCCATAAAATCTATTATCCTATGATTGATTCATTGTTTACTTTTACCACCACCTCAATATTGCCTTTAATTGCATGAGAATACGGGCAGACTTGATGCGCAACACCCACAAGCTCAACAGCCTGCGTCTGTTCAATATCCATTGTGACATCCAACGTCACCGCAAGAGCAAAACCACCATCTTCACGAGGTCCTATCGCCACATTTGCACGAACTGGAGCTTCTGTGACTTTAATCTTTTGCTGTGACGCAACATGAAGAATGGCATTAGAAAAACACGCGGCATAACCAGCGGCAAATAGCTGCTCTGGATTATTACCCGCTCCGCTTCCGCCCATTTCTTTGGGGTAACTGAGGTCTAGTTTTAATTGCTCGTCTTCTGTTGAAACTGAGCCATTACGGCCAGCTTGAGCATTTGCGGCAACTTGATAAATAGGGTTCATACACGGTCTCCTGAAAATTGAGTTTTAATCTATATTTAGATTGCACACAATTTAATTGCCATAAACTAATTAGGCAAGAGCTATTTATTAGAGAAGCACTGGCGAACATAGGCAACACCTCTGAACGGCCCGTCACACGGGCTTTTAGAGGGTATCGGTCAAAAAAGGAACAGAGTATTCCAAACCAAGGAGAATCAATATATGAAAAAGCTACTGACCATGAGGGGCAAACATAATAATCGCCATCCCTAGTAAGGCCACTGAAGAACCCACTAAATCCCAAACGGTTGGCCTTACTCCATCTACTGTCCACAACCAAAGTATCGCCATAAAAATATAAACACCACCATAGGCAGCATAGACGCGGCCAGAGGCCGTGGGATGCAGGGACAATAACCAAGCAAACAAGGCTAAACACAACGCCCCTGGAATCAACAACCAGATGGTTTTGCCCTCGCGCAACCAAAGATAAGGTAAATAACAGCCGAGAATCTCGGCTAAGGCCGTTAAGAGGAAAAGTCCAAGTGTTTTAAGCTCAGGCATAATCTACTTACTTCTACTTTTTCCTTGAAGGTAAGCTAGGAAGAAAATAACGATCAGTACCATTGTTATCTTGAACCCGTTTTCAACACCCAGCTCACTCACAGAGTAAGCAAGAATCGCTGTAAGTGTCAGGGCAAACAGAATGACTTTAAATAGATTCGTTGGCTTTTCGGCTAATCGCCCTTCTATCGGTTTATTGAGCGCATTGGCCAATCGATTTTTGCCTCGAACGCCCCGCTGTTTGGACTTTAGCATTCGACTAACACCTCTTTTGTTCCTAGGTCGTTTCTATTTAAATTAAAGGTCGTGCCAGCTACGATGAAATACGACAAATATGGCACAAGTCTTTTGGACACCCGATCTGACAAGGCTTTGCGGCCAGATATCGCTATGGGGCTAAGACATCAATTGCAATAAGCAACCGCTCCTACTGGATAAACGCCATCGTATCGGGTTTTGATGGTTATTTCTTTTTTACATTGAATATCATATGTTTTCCGCCAACTATCATCACTGTACCGTTTTATGACAAGCTGAATCCCTCCATCTACCTCGCAGATGAAAGTCTCTAATTCATGCCAGTCATCTCTGACTGTCAGCATCAATAGATGATTATTATAGGATGAGCTTCCGAACGACAATGAATCGCCTGATCCGAGTTCATTCTTTACCCAGTTTTTATAATCCTCATAATCATAGGTAAAGCCTTCATCGATAGATAAGTTATGCATCATTAACTTGGCTGACACGCCTTCAACACAACTGGCATGCAAGGAGACTGAAAACAAAACTGATAAAAGAAGGGAAAGAGCAAATCGCAATGCCATACAAGGTT from Bermanella marisrubri carries:
- a CDS encoding YnfA family protein codes for the protein MPELKTLGLFLLTALAEILGCYLPYLWLREGKTIWLLIPGALCLALFAWLLSLHPTASGRVYAAYGGVYIFMAILWLWTVDGVRPTVWDLVGSSVALLGMAIIMFAPHGQ
- a CDS encoding organic hydroperoxide resistance protein produces the protein MNPIYQVAANAQAGRNGSVSTEDEQLKLDLSYPKEMGGSGAGNNPEQLFAAGYAACFSNAILHVASQQKIKVTEAPVRANVAIGPREDGGFALAVTLDVTMDIEQTQAVELVGVAHQVCPYSHAIKGNIEVVVKVNNESIIG